In Listeria monocytogenes, the following proteins share a genomic window:
- a CDS encoding SDR family oxidoreductase, protein MTYLVTGATGGLGGYALNYLKELVPMSDIYALVRSEEKGADLKATGFNIRIGDYSDAESMKQAFAGIDRVLFVSGAPGNRQVEHENVVNAAKEAGVSYIVYTSFAGADKSTSALAEDHFFTEKVIEKSGIAHTFLRNNWYFENEMPMIGGALSAGKFVYAAEKGKVGWALKREYAEVAAKAVAGADFPEILELSGPLMTYEELTKALKEATGKDFDVISSDDKGFVENLVSVGLPQPVAEMFLSFQHDIKNDQLDVTSDDFEKALGKPLTDRVDALRELLK, encoded by the coding sequence ATGACTTATTTAGTAACTGGTGCAACAGGTGGACTTGGAGGATACGCATTAAATTATTTGAAAGAGCTCGTTCCCATGTCCGATATTTATGCTTTAGTTCGTAGTGAAGAAAAAGGTGCAGACTTGAAAGCAACAGGATTTAATATCCGTATTGGTGATTATAGTGATGCAGAATCAATGAAGCAAGCATTCGCAGGCATCGACCGCGTATTATTTGTTTCAGGAGCACCTGGTAATCGCCAAGTAGAACACGAAAATGTGGTAAATGCTGCAAAAGAAGCAGGCGTTTCTTACATTGTTTACACAAGTTTCGCAGGCGCAGATAAATCCACAAGCGCTTTAGCAGAAGATCATTTCTTTACCGAAAAAGTAATCGAAAAATCCGGAATCGCGCACACTTTCTTGCGTAACAACTGGTACTTCGAAAATGAAATGCCGATGATCGGTGGCGCATTGAGTGCTGGAAAATTTGTATACGCTGCTGAAAAAGGAAAAGTTGGCTGGGCATTAAAACGCGAATACGCAGAAGTAGCCGCAAAAGCTGTTGCGGGCGCTGACTTCCCAGAAATCCTTGAATTATCTGGCCCACTCATGACATACGAAGAACTTACAAAAGCATTAAAAGAAGCAACTGGAAAAGATTTCGACGTTATTTCTTCAGATGATAAAGGATTTGTGGAAAATTTAGTTTCTGTCGGTTTACCACAACCTGTCGCAGAAATGTTCTTATCGTTCCAACACGACATTAAGAACGACCAATTAGATGTTACTTCTGATGATTTTGAAAAAGCATTAGGAAAACCATTAACGGATCGCGTAGATGCGCTTCGGGAATTGTTGAAATAA